The following coding sequences are from one Primulina eburnea isolate SZY01 chromosome 15, ASM2296580v1, whole genome shotgun sequence window:
- the LOC140814068 gene encoding LOW QUALITY PROTEIN: eukaryotic initiation factor 4A-3-like (The sequence of the model RefSeq protein was modified relative to this genomic sequence to represent the inferred CDS: deleted 1 base in 1 codon) encodes MAAPAVQRGGGGRRAMGEDDANLVFETSKGVEPILSFDEMGIKDDLLRGIYNYGFEKPSAIQQRAVLPIISGRDVIAQAQSGTGKTSMIALAVCQIVDTKSSEVQALILSPTRELAAQTEKVILAIGDYINIQAHACIGGKSVGEDIRRLEHGVQVVSGTPGRVCDMIKRRTLRTRSIKLLILDESDEMLSRGFKDQIYDVYRYLPPELQVVLISATLPNEILEITSKFMSDPVRILVKRDELTLEGIKQFFVAVEREEWKFDTLCDLYDTLTITQAVIFCNTKRKVDWLTAKMRENNFTVSSMHGDMPQKERDAIMQEFRSGQTRVLITTDVWARGIDVQQVSLVINYDLPNNRELYIHRIGRSGRFGRKGVAINFVKSDDIKILRDIEQYYSTQIDEMPMNVADLI; translated from the exons ATGGCAGCTCCGGCGGTACAGAGAGGAGGCGGTGGGCGGCGAGCTATGGGGGAGGACGACGCGAATCTGGTTTTCGAAACTTCCAAGGGTGTGGAGCCAATTTTGAGCTTCGACGAGATGGGGATAAAAGATGATTTACTCAGAGGCATCTACAACTACGGATTCGAGAAGCCCTCGGCTATACAGCAGCGAGCCGTGCTTCCAATAATCTCCGGCCGTGACGTAATAGCTCAGGCGCAGTCTGGTACGGGAAAGACTTCCATGATTGCCCTTGCTGTTTGCCAAATTGTCGACACCAAGTCCTCCGA GGTCCAGGCTTTGATATTGTCTCCTACAAGAGAGCTGGCTGCTCAGACTGAGAAAGTAATTTTGGCTATTGGTGACTATATTAATATTCAGGCACATGCTTGTATTGGAGGTAAAAGTGTTGGCGAGGATATTCGAAGATTAGAACATGGAGTTCAAGTGGTGTCAGGGACACCCGGAAGAGTTTGTGACATGATTAAGAGGAGAACTCTGCGAACCAGATCCATAAAATTGTTAATTCTC GATGAATCTGATGAAATGCTGAGTCGAGGTTTTAAGGATCAGATTTATGATGTTTACCGATATCTTCCTCCAGAACTCCAG GTTGTATTGATATCTGCAACCCTTCCAAATGAAATACTGGAGATCACAAGCAAATTCATGTCTGATCCAGTTCGTATTCTTGTAAAACGTGATGAATTGACTCTGGAG GGCATCAAACAATTCTTTGTTGCAGTAGAGAGAGAGGAATGGAAATTTGATACTCTCTGTGATTTGTATGATACCCTTACCATTACTCAGGCTGTTATTTTCTGTAACACGAAGAGGAAG GTGGATTGGCTAACAGCAAAAATGCGC GAGAATAATTTCACTGTTTCATCTATGCATGGAGACATGCCTCAGAAAGAAAGAGATGCAATCATGCAAGAATTCCGCTCAGGTCAAACTCGGGTTCTGATCACAACAGATGTTTGGGCTAGGGGAATTGATGTTCAACAG GTTTCCCTGGTGATTAATTATGATCTTCCCAACAACCGAGAGCTTTACATTCATCGAATCGGTCGGTCTGGTCGTTTTGGAAGAAAG GGTGTTGCTATAAACTTTGTGAAAAGTGATGACATCAAAATCTTAAGGGACATAGAGCAATATTACAGTACTCAGATTGATGAAATGCCAATGAACGTGGCTGATCTAATTTAA
- the LOC140814431 gene encoding phytochrome-interacting ankyrin-repeat protein 1-like yields the protein MLEYQYSIRRSRKLLSRSDSDTDDRGWTLLHVFAKKGDLKEVKRLLNEGKDANVAAWGPKSLGVTPLHLAAKGGHLKVMDKLLERGADIDARTKGACGWTPLHHAAKEKKKKAIKFLIENGAFLPDDINDTRFNPPLHYCPGLEWAYEEMRRLQVDSSSSGETSCSSEN from the exons ATGTTGGAGTACCAGTATTCGATTAGGAGGAGCAGGAAGCTGTTGAGTAGGTCGGATAGCGACACAGATGATCGAGGTTGGACTCTACTTCATGTCTTTGCCAAGAAAGGTGACCTTAAAGAG GTTAAACGTCTTCTTAATGAAGGAAAGGATGCAAATGTGGCTGCTTGGGGCCCAAAGTCGCTTGGTGTAACCCCTCTCCATCTAGCTGCTAAAGGTGGCCATCTCAAAGTTATGGATAAATTGCTAGAGCGTGGTGCTGACATTGACGCACGGACCAAGGGTGCATGTGGAT GGACCCCACTTCACCATGCGGCTAAAGAGAAAAAGAAGAAAGCAATCAAGTTCCTCATTGAAAATGGGGCATTTTTACCGGACGACATCAACGATACAAGGTTCAATCCACCTCTCCATTATTGCCCTGGTCTTGAATGGGCTTATGAGGAGATGAGGCGTCTACAGGTGGACAGCTCTTCGTCTGGTGAGACATCTTGCAGCTCAGAAAACTGA
- the LOC140814822 gene encoding U-box domain-containing protein 17-like produces the protein MEIVKRRTVKSLVTKMSSVSEQTRIESICELRLLTKNDPESRPLIAEANAIPLIAESLYSPVKILQENATATLLNLSISCKEHLMSSHGVLDALSHALRNPASPFSAQCAAATIFSLVSFESYRPIIGHKRDIIFGLVEIVRNQGSAARSIKDALRALFGIALYPMNRAQMVELGTVQALFSLIVKDGRVGLVEDATAVIAQVAGCEESWEAFKKASSVSVLMDLLDNSTGSSHRTKENAVYTMLNLVQCGGEKVVSELKGKIEARVIEGIHDVVENGSEKGKDKGLALLKIFDFKDVRSESLSSLSS, from the coding sequence ATGGAGATTGTGAAGCGGAGAACGGTGAAATCGTTGGTGACCAAGATGAGTTCTGTGTCGGAGCAGACCCGTATCGAATCCATCTGCGAGCTGCGTTTGCTTACTAAAAACGATCCCGAAAGCCGCCCGTTAATTGCGGAGGCGAACGCCATACCCTTGATCGCCGAATCCCTTTATTCTCCGGTAAAGATTCTTCAAGAAAACGCCACCGCCACGCTGTTGAACTTGTCTATATCCTGCAAAGAGCATCTCATGTCTTCTCATGGGGTCCTAGATGCCCTCTCCCACGCCCTACGCAACCCCGCCTCCCCTTTCTCGGCCCAGTGCGCTGCCGCAACCATTTTTAGCCTTGTGAGCTTCGAGTCGTATCGCCCCATTATCGGGCACAAGAGGGATATCATATTCGGGCTGGTGGAGATCGTGAGGAATCAAGGATCGGCAGCTCGGTCGATCAAGGATGCTCTTAGAGCCCTTTTTGGGATTGCTCTGTATCCGATGAATAGAGCTCAAATGGTTGAGCTTGGAACTGTTCAGGCTTTGTTTTCATTGATAGTGAAGGATGGGAGAGTTGGACTGGTCGAAGATGCCACCGCTGTGATTGCACAAGTGGCAGGGTGTGAGGAGAGCTGGGAGGCATTCAAGAAAGCTTCGAGCGTCAGTGTTCTGATGGATTTGTTGGATAATTCCACGGGTTCGAGTCATAGGACTAAGGAGAATGCGGTCTACACAATGTTGAATTTGGTGCAATGTGGGGGGGAGAAGGTTGTGAGTGAGTTGAAGGGGAAAATAGAGGCAAGGGTGATTGAAGGGATTCATGATGTGGTGGAAAACGGTAGCGAAAAGGGCAAAGACAAGGGCTTGGCACTTTTAAAGATTTTTGATTTCAAGGATGTGCGGTCGGAGTCTTTGTCCAGCCTCTCGTCGTGA